Proteins encoded by one window of Companilactobacillus ginsenosidimutans:
- a CDS encoding GMP reductase gives MEVFDYEDIQLVPNKCIVNSRSECDTSIKFGPRTFKIPVVPANMQTVVDESLAEYLAKNGFFYIMHRFEPEKRIDFIKKMNEKQLFTSISLGIKDEEFAFINSLADENLKPDYITIDVAHGHSDRVIEMIKYVKNYLPETFLIAGNVGTPEGVRELENAGADATKVGIGPGRACITKIKTGFGTGGWQLAAIRLCAKAANKPIIADGGIRNDGDIAKSIRFGASMVMIGSLLAGHEESPGETVIRDGVKYKEYFGSASQYQKGVYKNVEGKKMLIKCRGNIADTLREMQEDLQSSISYAGGKDLASLTRVDYVIVRNSIFNGD, from the coding sequence ATGGAAGTTTTTGATTATGAAGATATCCAACTAGTTCCGAATAAATGTATTGTTAACAGCCGTTCTGAATGTGACACAAGTATCAAATTTGGACCAAGAACATTTAAAATTCCTGTTGTCCCCGCCAACATGCAAACAGTTGTTGATGAAAGTTTAGCAGAATATCTAGCAAAAAATGGTTTCTTCTATATTATGCATCGATTTGAACCAGAGAAAAGAATTGACTTCATCAAAAAAATGAACGAAAAACAACTTTTCACATCTATTAGTTTAGGAATCAAAGATGAAGAGTTTGCATTCATCAATTCCCTAGCAGATGAAAATCTCAAACCTGATTACATCACAATCGATGTTGCCCACGGTCACAGTGATCGAGTAATCGAAATGATCAAATATGTTAAAAACTACCTACCAGAGACCTTCCTAATTGCAGGAAATGTCGGTACACCCGAAGGTGTGCGCGAACTAGAAAATGCCGGCGCCGATGCTACAAAAGTAGGAATCGGACCCGGAAGAGCATGTATTACAAAAATCAAAACAGGTTTCGGTACAGGAGGCTGGCAATTAGCCGCCATCAGACTCTGTGCCAAAGCTGCAAACAAACCCATCATAGCTGACGGTGGAATCAGAAACGACGGCGACATAGCCAAATCAATCCGTTTTGGAGCCAGCATGGTAATGATAGGTTCCCTATTAGCAGGTCACGAAGAATCACCCGGTGAAACAGTAATAAGAGACGGAGTCAAATACAAAGAATACTTCGGATCAGCCTCCCAATACCAAAAAGGCGTATACAAAAACGTCGAAGGTAAAAAAATGTTAATCAAGTGTCGAGGGAACATAGCCGACACACTAAGAGAAATGCAAGAAGACCTACAATCCTCCATCTCATATGCTGGAGGAAAAGATTTAGCATCCCTAACAAGAGTAGATTATGTAATAGTTAGAAATTCAATATTTAATGGGGACTAA
- the argF gene encoding ornithine carbamoyltransferase — protein MAYQGKEQSVLQGRSFLKEKDFTPEEFEYFIDLGLHLKALKKQNIPHHYLEGKNIALLFEKTSTRTRSAFTTAAVDLGAHPEFLGKDDIQLNKKESVEDTAKVLGSMFDGIEFRGFKQQTVEDLAKYSGVPVWNGLTDEWHPTQMIADFMTAKETFGHLKGLTLSFVGDGRNNMANSFLVAGSMLGVNIHIVAPKELFPAKEIVDIAQSYADKSGSKIVITDDIDAGVKGSNIVYTDVWVSMGEEDQWAERIKLLQPYQVNMELLHKTQMPDDELIFMHCLPAFHDVSTEYAENIKEQYGLTEMEVTDEVFRSKYARQFEEAENRQHSIKAIMAATLGNLFMPKA, from the coding sequence TTGGCATATCAAGGAAAAGAACAATCGGTGTTGCAAGGACGCAGTTTCTTAAAAGAAAAAGATTTCACACCAGAAGAATTTGAATATTTTATTGATTTGGGACTACATCTCAAAGCATTGAAAAAACAAAATATTCCTCATCATTATTTAGAGGGCAAGAACATTGCACTTCTATTTGAAAAGACATCTACACGTACACGTTCAGCTTTTACAACAGCTGCAGTTGACCTAGGTGCTCACCCAGAATTTTTGGGTAAGGATGATATTCAGCTTAATAAGAAGGAAAGTGTCGAAGATACTGCTAAAGTTCTTGGTAGCATGTTTGACGGTATTGAGTTCCGTGGATTCAAACAACAAACTGTTGAGGACTTGGCAAAATATTCTGGTGTTCCAGTTTGGAACGGTCTAACAGATGAATGGCATCCAACACAAATGATTGCTGATTTCATGACAGCCAAAGAAACTTTTGGTCACCTCAAAGGCTTAACATTATCATTTGTTGGTGATGGTCGTAATAATATGGCAAATAGTTTTCTAGTTGCTGGATCAATGTTGGGAGTTAATATTCATATCGTTGCACCAAAAGAACTTTTCCCAGCCAAAGAAATTGTTGACATCGCTCAAAGTTATGCTGATAAATCTGGTAGTAAAATTGTTATTACGGATGATATTGATGCAGGTGTCAAGGGTTCAAACATTGTTTATACTGATGTTTGGGTTTCAATGGGTGAAGAAGATCAATGGGCTGAACGTATCAAGCTACTTCAACCATATCAAGTAAATATGGAATTATTGCACAAGACTCAAATGCCTGATGACGAATTAATTTTCATGCACTGTTTACCTGCTTTCCATGATGTTTCAACTGAATATGCTGAGAATATTAAGGAACAATATGGTTTGACAGAAATGGAAGTTACTGACGAAGTATTTAGAAGTAAATATGCTCGTCAATTTGAAGAAGCTGAAAACAGACAGCATTCGATTAAAGCAATTATGGCCGCAACACTTGGAAATCTCTTCATGCCCAAAGCATAA
- a CDS encoding glycosyltransferase family 2 protein, protein MTEKISIVLPVFNEEAGIKTTIDTLETYVDKQKEDYELVFVDDGSKDKSVEIIKSELENHDNIKIVEFSRNFGHQLAITAGLQYTSGDAVVVMDADLQDPPEVIPRMIEKWHEGYDIVYGKRKQRDGETVFKKLTAAMFYRTFKSLATIDMPLDTGDFRLMNRKAVNQMQRLREQDPFVRGQVTWIGFKQTSVEYHRHERIAGETKYPLSKMIKLALDGITSFSMKPLQLANVFAGLPLVGGLIYLIYLIATGGFTAATVGITLMLFSVGFVFLSLGIFGGYLGRVLDQVNDRPRFIVRDTVGFEKRAKSIHHLDTRQQVSRWLQIFMIILSFLMANFIIKLAT, encoded by the coding sequence ATGACAGAAAAAATTTCAATCGTATTGCCTGTCTTCAATGAAGAAGCTGGTATTAAAACAACAATTGATACTCTTGAAACATACGTTGATAAACAAAAAGAAGACTATGAATTAGTTTTCGTCGATGATGGATCTAAGGACAAGTCAGTTGAGATTATTAAATCTGAATTGGAAAATCATGACAATATTAAAATTGTCGAGTTCTCAAGGAACTTCGGACATCAATTAGCGATTACTGCTGGGCTGCAATACACCTCAGGTGACGCTGTAGTGGTCATGGATGCTGATTTGCAAGATCCACCTGAAGTTATACCTAGAATGATTGAAAAGTGGCATGAAGGCTACGATATCGTTTATGGTAAGAGAAAGCAGAGAGATGGTGAGACTGTATTTAAGAAATTGACCGCGGCTATGTTTTATCGAACGTTCAAGTCTCTAGCAACCATTGACATGCCGCTTGATACTGGTGATTTTAGACTGATGAATCGCAAGGCAGTTAACCAAATGCAAAGGTTGCGTGAACAAGATCCCTTTGTTCGTGGTCAAGTAACTTGGATTGGGTTCAAACAGACAAGTGTCGAATATCATCGGCACGAACGAATTGCTGGTGAAACGAAGTATCCACTTTCAAAAATGATTAAGCTTGCGCTTGATGGTATTACTTCATTTTCAATGAAACCACTTCAATTAGCTAACGTGTTTGCAGGATTGCCATTAGTCGGTGGATTAATATATTTGATCTATCTAATTGCTACCGGCGGATTCACTGCAGCCACCGTTGGGATAACATTAATGTTATTCAGTGTCGGTTTCGTCTTTCTTTCATTAGGAATTTTTGGTGGATATTTGGGAAGGGTTCTAGATCAAGTTAACGACCGTCCACGGTTTATTGTTAGAGATACAGTGGGTTTTGAAAAAAGAGCCAAAAGTATTCACCATCTTGATACTAGACAACAGGTTTCAAGATGGTTGCAAATCTTTATGATAATACTTAGTTTTCTAATGGCAAATTTTATAATCAAGTTAGCCACTTAA
- a CDS encoding S24 family peptidase codes for MIPIIVAKILILLEESWESLASENVFYPQTKRKSMKPTIPDGTKVLIREQSFQDGGWTPLINADMDCILNRIKHQGKTILLIPDKTALI; via the coding sequence GTGATTCCAATTATTGTTGCTAAAATATTGATATTATTAGAAGAATCTTGGGAATCCTTAGCAAGCGAAAATGTATTTTATCCCCAAACAAAGAGGAAGTCCATGAAACCAACAATCCCAGACGGGACCAAAGTATTAATTCGTGAGCAGTCATTTCAAGATGGCGGATGGACCCCACTGATTAACGCTGATATGGATTGTATTTTGAACAGAATTAAGCATCAAGGAAAAACGATTTTGCTCATACCAGACAAAACAGCTTTAATCTAA
- a CDS encoding IS30 family transposase has translation MKEVFALAQEQITIKRNKGHHLTEVERGKIAALHKLGQSNRKIAIAIGVCPQTINNELKRGEATQVKKINGKEYYHQEYIPELAHSRYVDKRKACHRPYKLSQVFNFLSFFVEHFKKDGWSPDATVGRAKALNLFLPEEMVCTKTLYSYIDAQLLEVRNIDLINKMSRRLPKYVARKNHRILGLSIEERPTEVDNREEFGHFEIDTIVGLRNGQESVILTMIERKTRFQIIRLIDSKDADSVAYTMRSINKEYGSIIKSITADNSLEFSTLTEVMDKIAPVYFTHPYTSSERGTNEVHNRMVRRDFPKGISLDLATPLEVAQTENKLNNMPRKHTGYQTPTELFNEECA, from the coding sequence ATGAAAGAGGTTTTCGCCTTGGCGCAAGAACAGATTACCATAAAAAGAAATAAGGGTCACCACTTAACTGAAGTTGAGCGTGGAAAAATAGCTGCTCTACATAAATTGGGACAATCCAATCGTAAGATCGCGATTGCTATCGGTGTTTGCCCACAGACTATTAATAACGAGTTGAAACGTGGTGAAGCTACTCAAGTTAAGAAAATTAACGGTAAAGAGTACTATCATCAAGAATATATACCTGAACTTGCCCATAGTCGTTATGTCGATAAACGCAAAGCGTGTCATCGACCTTATAAACTGTCACAGGTTTTTAACTTCTTATCATTCTTTGTGGAGCACTTTAAAAAAGACGGTTGGTCACCTGACGCGACTGTTGGTCGTGCCAAGGCGTTGAACCTTTTTCTACCAGAAGAAATGGTATGTACTAAAACCCTTTATAGTTATATCGATGCCCAATTATTAGAAGTTAGAAATATTGATCTTATCAATAAGATGTCTCGTCGATTACCAAAATACGTGGCTCGTAAGAACCATCGTATCTTGGGGTTAAGTATAGAAGAACGCCCAACCGAAGTGGATAATCGGGAAGAATTTGGCCATTTTGAAATAGATACTATTGTTGGCCTTAGAAACGGTCAGGAGAGCGTGATTCTTACTATGATTGAACGCAAGACACGTTTCCAAATTATCCGTTTAATTGACAGTAAGGACGCTGATTCAGTGGCTTATACAATGAGAAGTATTAATAAAGAGTATGGATCAATAATCAAGTCCATTACTGCCGACAATAGTCTTGAATTCAGTACCCTGACAGAAGTAATGGATAAAATAGCACCTGTCTACTTCACTCATCCATATACATCCAGTGAACGAGGAACCAATGAGGTTCACAACCGTATGGTACGAAGAGATTTTCCAAAGGGAATCTCTCTTGATTTGGCAACCCCTTTGGAGGTTGCACAAACAGAAAATAAACTAAACAATATGCCTCGTAAACATACTGGTTATCAAACACCGACTGAGCTATTCAATGAGGAATGTGCTTAA
- a CDS encoding IS30 family transposase codes for MSISTLSQFERGAIYQLLKDGNSHNEIARRMKLSKSTISNELSRVDPYDPVLAQEHADKMRRHCGRQSILSKDNAILIKQHLELTWSPEQIASELNLCFKSIYNWIYQGLIDFDSELLSDKSRRKKHKHETRGTFKVDETIETRPEEINTRKTFGHWEADTVLSSRGQSKACLATFVERKTRFVWAIKINDRTKESMNSAIKKMKSIFGENIKSITVDHGKEFSGFNDLADYYNLPVYFCHPYSPWERGTNEYFNRKLRWFFPKKTDFNSVSEDELLESLELINNRPLKILGWNTAIETFRDCVLKCSD; via the coding sequence ATGAGCATATCTACTTTATCACAGTTTGAGCGCGGAGCCATATATCAATTATTAAAAGATGGTAATTCTCACAATGAAATTGCAAGAAGGATGAAGTTGTCCAAATCTACAATTAGTAATGAACTCAGCCGTGTCGATCCGTATGACCCTGTTCTGGCACAAGAGCACGCTGATAAAATGAGGCGCCATTGCGGAAGACAATCAATACTGTCAAAGGATAATGCCATTCTGATTAAGCAACACCTTGAGCTAACTTGGTCACCTGAACAAATAGCTAGTGAATTAAACCTGTGTTTTAAATCCATCTACAACTGGATTTATCAGGGGTTGATCGATTTTGATTCAGAACTATTATCAGATAAATCTCGTCGTAAAAAGCATAAACATGAGACACGTGGGACTTTCAAAGTTGATGAAACCATAGAGACGAGACCCGAAGAAATTAATACTCGTAAGACCTTTGGACATTGGGAAGCTGATACTGTCCTATCTTCACGTGGACAATCAAAGGCTTGCTTAGCAACGTTTGTAGAACGTAAGACAAGATTCGTCTGGGCGATTAAGATCAATGATCGTACTAAGGAATCAATGAATTCAGCGATAAAAAAGATGAAATCAATCTTTGGTGAAAACATTAAATCTATAACAGTGGATCATGGAAAAGAGTTCTCAGGATTCAACGACTTGGCCGATTATTACAATCTTCCAGTCTATTTCTGTCATCCATATTCACCATGGGAACGTGGAACTAATGAGTACTTCAATCGAAAACTACGTTGGTTCTTTCCAAAGAAAACAGACTTCAACAGTGTTTCTGAAGATGAGTTGCTGGAATCATTAGAATTGATCAATAATCGACCATTAAAAATACTTGGCTGGAACACGGCCATTGAGACGTTTAGGGATTGTGTATTGAAGTGTTCGGATTAA
- a CDS encoding DUF4190 domain-containing protein, with protein sequence MDLLLAISSFVLIISILTIIGFFITWIVGVIIKRKGPKTTGKIGMSITTVFLITSFAGSAVGTYHLVQQEAVKEQITKTQDKRFKTASKEFKNKFLIVGSNLETIGTNEYKAWGDKIDNSDEDFDVDVAVTDIVTDNSTSIEQSDKDIKNLEKKLKIMSDNDTGKYNLKKYKTAYKRIGKFHDFVSYPTGSYNSFSDTMTTLDDNVTDSYNLIK encoded by the coding sequence ATGGACTTATTACTAGCAATAAGCTCATTTGTATTGATTATTTCTATCTTAACTATCATAGGATTTTTTATCACTTGGATAGTTGGAGTTATCATTAAAAGAAAAGGGCCTAAAACCACTGGTAAAATCGGAATGTCTATTACTACTGTCTTCCTGATAACAAGTTTTGCAGGATCGGCCGTTGGAACATATCATCTTGTTCAACAGGAGGCAGTAAAGGAGCAGATAACAAAAACACAAGATAAAAGATTTAAAACCGCATCTAAGGAATTCAAGAATAAATTTCTGATTGTCGGAAGTAATTTGGAAACAATAGGAACAAACGAATACAAGGCTTGGGGAGATAAAATAGATAACTCCGATGAGGACTTTGATGTAGACGTCGCTGTCACTGATATTGTCACAGACAACTCCACTTCAATTGAACAATCAGACAAAGATATCAAAAATTTAGAGAAAAAACTAAAAATAATGTCTGATAACGATACTGGAAAGTATAACCTAAAAAAATATAAAACTGCATACAAACGAATTGGTAAATTTCACGATTTTGTTTCCTATCCAACCGGCAGCTATAATAGTTTTTCAGATACAATGACTACATTAGATGATAATGTAACTGATTCATATAATTTAATAAAATAA
- the glnA gene encoding type I glutamate--ammonia ligase: MNKYSAEDIKEMASEENVEFICLMFTDINGMIKNVEVPVSQIDKVLANKITFDGSSIDGFTRIEESDMLLHPDLSTWLIFPWGSEHGKVARLICDIYETDGTPFTGDPRYNLNRILKKMKDLGYSSFNIGPEPEFFLFNTDEKGRPTLQLNDDGSYFDFSPVDMGENCRRDIVMILEKMGFEIEASHHEVAPGQQEIDFKYEDALSAADSIQTFKLVVKTVAKRHGLYATFMPKPLQGINGSGMHINMSLFKGDDNVFDDDQDMLSNTAKQFLSGLIVHSRALTAVNNPTINSYKRLVPGYEAPTYIAWSSKNRSPLVRVPAAKGKSKRLEMRSVDPTTNPYLAIACILDAGLDGLQSDYKLMPEVKENIYAMTEERREELGIDDLPSTLHNALKALRKDKFVQESLGKSLTNSLFAAKNAEWDKYCQTVSQWERDTYMPLY, translated from the coding sequence ATGAACAAGTATTCTGCTGAAGATATAAAAGAAATGGCAAGTGAAGAAAATGTTGAATTCATTTGTTTAATGTTTACTGATATTAATGGGATGATCAAGAACGTTGAAGTTCCTGTTTCACAAATTGATAAGGTACTTGCCAACAAGATAACTTTCGATGGTTCTTCAATTGATGGATTCACTCGAATTGAAGAAAGTGATATGTTATTGCACCCAGATTTAAGCACATGGTTAATTTTCCCATGGGGTTCAGAACACGGAAAAGTTGCTCGTTTAATTTGTGACATTTACGAAACAGACGGAACACCATTTACTGGTGACCCAAGATATAACTTGAACCGTATCCTTAAGAAAATGAAAGATTTGGGATATTCAAGTTTCAATATTGGACCAGAACCTGAATTCTTCTTATTTAATACCGACGAAAAGGGTCGTCCAACATTACAATTAAATGATGATGGTAGCTATTTTGATTTCTCACCTGTAGATATGGGTGAAAATTGCCGTCGTGATATTGTTATGATTCTTGAAAAGATGGGCTTTGAAATTGAAGCCAGTCACCACGAAGTTGCTCCTGGACAACAAGAAATTGATTTCAAGTATGAGGATGCTTTGTCAGCAGCTGACAGTATTCAAACTTTCAAATTAGTTGTTAAAACTGTTGCCAAACGTCATGGTCTCTATGCAACATTTATGCCAAAACCATTACAAGGTATCAATGGTTCAGGTATGCATATCAATATGTCACTATTTAAAGGTGACGATAACGTCTTTGATGATGATCAAGATATGCTTTCAAATACAGCAAAACAATTCTTGAGTGGTTTAATCGTCCACTCACGTGCGCTAACTGCCGTTAATAATCCAACAATCAATTCATACAAGCGATTAGTACCTGGATATGAAGCTCCAACATACATCGCTTGGTCAAGTAAAAATAGATCACCATTAGTTCGTGTACCTGCTGCTAAAGGTAAATCAAAACGTCTCGAAATGAGAAGTGTTGATCCTACAACAAATCCATATCTTGCTATTGCATGTATCCTGGATGCAGGACTTGATGGACTACAAAGTGATTACAAGTTGATGCCTGAAGTCAAAGAAAACATTTACGCTATGACTGAAGAACGTCGTGAAGAATTAGGAATCGACGATTTACCATCAACATTGCACAATGCACTTAAAGCTTTACGCAAAGATAAATTTGTTCAAGAATCACTCGGTAAGTCATTGACAAACAGCTTGTTTGCTGCCAAGAACGCCGAATGGGACAAGTATTGTCAAACAGTTTCCCAATGGGAAAGAGATACTTATATGCCTCTATACTAA